Part of the Desulfurobacterium pacificum genome, AATGGTTGAAGATAAAGATTTCTTTTTGGAAGATGAAGAAAATTTAGGATTTGACGATGTTGAGTCCCTGGAGGGTGAGCTCTCCGGGGAACTTAACCTTTTTGACCAGCAGATAGACCCTTCACTGATTGAGAGTTTCGTTCCAGATAAGGATTCACTTGATGCGTTTTTAAAGTCTATTTCAAAGATTCCGCTTCTTACGAGAGAAGAGGAGATAGAGTTAGCGAAGAGGGCGAAAAAAGGCGACAAGGAAGCTTTGAAGAAGCTTGTAGAGTCTAACTTGCGTTTCGTTGTAAGCGTTGCCAAGAAATACTTAGGTTGCGGACTGCCGTTGCACGACCTCATTGCTGAAGGGATTTTGGGTCTTATTGAAGCAGCGAGGAGGTTTGACCCAGATAAAGGGGTTAAGTTTATCTCTTACGCTGTTTGGTGGATAAGGCAGTCTATAATGCAGGCACTTGCGCAACAAACCGGTGCTGTGAAGATTCCTGTTAAGCAGGCTGTTCTTGTGAATAAAATTACCCGCTCTTACGGTGAGCTTTTGAAGAAGCTGGGGAGAGAACCAACAACTGAAGAGCTGGCAGAATATGTGGGAATGGAGCCAAAGGATATAGAAAGGCTTTTAACTGTTTGTCAGGTTCCTCTTTCCCTTGATACGCCGATAGGGGATGAAGAAGACACTACTTTTAAAGATTTTCTCAAGGGTGAAGGGACAGCAGAGGTAGAAGAAAAAGTTGTGAAAGAGGAGTTAAAGCAGAGTATTCAAGAGATGCTTGAACAGTTAACGCCTCAAGAAAAGAGAATTATTATTATGAGGTTTGGTTTAGACGGTAACGACCCAAAAACTCTCAGGGAAATCGGAGAAAAGCTTGGGATAAGTAGGGAAAGGGTTAGACAGCTTGAAGCGAGAGCGAAGAAAAAAATGAAAGAGTATGCTTTAAGGAAAAAACTTAACGTATTCCTCAACTGATATGGAGGGAGAAATGGCTGTTACGTTGACATCTTATCTGTTTGATAAGAAAAAAGAGATTGGACACCTTGATGATGACTTGATTATTCTGATAAACGAGATTGCATCTGCAACCAAAGAGATTTCTGCAAAGGTAAGGAAAGCTGCTCTTTTAAACGTTTTAGGAAGTGCGGGAAAGACGAACGTTCAAGGAGAAGAGGTTCAAAAACTTGATGAGCTTGCTAACGAGATAATTCTTGATACGCTTAAAAAGTGCGGGAAGGTTTCTCAGATAGCTTCTGAGGAAATGGAAGATAAAGTTGTTTTGTCCAATAGCGGTTATGCTGTTGCTTATGACCCTCTTGATGGTTCTTCAAACATTGACGTTAACGTTAGTATTGGAACGATTTTCTCTATCCATAAGGACAACGTTTTAAAACCCGGTAGAGAGCAGCTTGCAGCAGGTTACGTTATATACGGTTCGGGAACGATAATGGTTTTGACGTTGGGTAGAGGGGTTGTTGGTTTTACTTTAGACCCTGAAAGTGGAAATTATCTGCTTTCCCATCCAGAGATAAGATTGAAGGAGAAAGGGAAAATTTACTCAATCAATGAGGCTAACAGGGATAAGTGGGTACAGGAAGGGTTGAGAAAGTACGTGGATTTTCTCAAAGGAGAGAAGTATACGCTAAGGTACGTTGGTTCTATGGTTGCTGATGTTCATAGGACGCTACTAAAGGGAGGCGTATTTATCTATCCGGCAGATAAGAAGAATACGAGTGGAAAGTTGAGATTTCTTTATGAAGCAAGTCCTATGGCGTTCTTGATTGAGCAGGCTGGTGGTTTGTCAACTACAGGTGAGAAAAGCATACTTGACGTTGTTCCTGAAAAACTTCATCAGAGAGTTCCTGTAATAATTGGTAGTAAGTGGGAAGTAGAGAAGTGCTTAGAGTTTTTAGCGGAGTAACTACTGCTCTCCGCTTCTCAGAATTTTTACCGGTTCTGTTTTGGCGGCTTTGAGGGAGGGGTATATAGTAGCAATTACGCTTATGATAATTGCTGCAACAGCTGCTGTTATACAATCAGAAGCGTGTAAGTTAAAGGGTAGATGATCTATATAGTAAACGTCAGGTGGTAGTGGAATAAGTTTGTATTTTTCGCCTAAAATGGAAATGCCTATTCCTATAACTTCCCCGATTATCGTTCCTATTAAGCCTATTAAGAAGCCCTGAAAAATGAAGATTTTTAAAATTAAGGAGTTGTCGGCACCAACAGTTTTAAGGATTGCTATGTCTTTGGCTTTAGCGTTTATGTTCATCATCAATAGACTTGAAATGTTGAATGAGGCAACGATTACGATAAGCGTTAGAATTAAAAACATTGCTAATTTTTCCAATTTCAGCGCTGAAAAGAGGTTTTTGTTGAGGCTTATCCAGTCTTCTGCGTAGTAGCCTTGTCCTAACACTTTTTGTATCTCTTTTTCTACTATCTTTACGTTGTCTGGGTTGTCAACTTTTACCATTATTCCGGTTACCACGTTGCCAAATCCGAACTTTTTTCGCACCGTATCTATGTGGGCTAAAATGAGGGAAGAGTCAAATTGATACATTCCTACTTCAAATATTCCGTCAACTCTGAACGTGGCGGTTCTCGGTATTATTCCAAAAGGTGTTTTTCTTCCAAGTGGAGATATTACTTTGATTTTATCGCCAAGCGTTACTCCTAAGGTGTCGGCTAAAATTTTTCCTATTACAGCTCCGTCTTTGTCTCTTTTGAAAATTTCCCAGTCACCTAAAATAATTTTTTCTGGCAGGTCTGTAACTCTCTTTTCTTTGTCGGGGTAACAACCTCTGATTGAAGCGCTTGCAGCAGAAGAAGCGTCTGAAGATACTGCCATTACGGGAACGTAGAGAAAAGGTTCTGTGCCTGTTACGTGGGGGAGTTTTGCGATTCTTCTCTCAACGTAGTCGTAGTTGTCAAAGGGTTTACCGCCTTTCATCACTATAATGTCGGCGTTGCTTGATAAAAGCCTTTGCTTTATTGCGTCCTGAAAGCCTGTCATTACTGCGTTGACTATTATGAGAGCTGCAACTCCGACGATTACACCTAATATGGATATGATAAAGGCGAAAGATAGGTATCCTTTTTTGAACTTAAAGTTTCTTAAGGCAAGCCACTTAATCAGCGGATTCACTTTTTATTGCTCCTTGTAAAGGGGAGAGCGTGAGGCTCTCCCTACTTGCTTTCCTGCTTTTCTGGTCTTAACTGAGGGAATAAAAGTACCTCTCTAATTGAGTCCTTGTTGGTGAAAAGCATTACGAGTCTATCTATTCCGATACCTTCGCCGGCTGTCGGCGGCATTCCGTATTCAAGTGCTGTAACGAAGTCTTCGTCGTATTCCATCGCTTCGTCGTCGCCTTTCTTCCTCTCTTCAAGCTGCTGTAAGAAGCGCTTTTTCTGTTCTTCCGGGTTATTTAGCTCTGTGTAAGCGTTTGCAACTTCTCTGCCAAAAATTATAAGCTCAAATCTTTCTACCAATTCTGGGTTGTCTCTCTTTTCTTTTGCGAGGGGTGATATCGCTTTCGGAAAGTCTATTACGAACGTTGGCTGAATGAGTTCTGGTTCTATGAGTTCTTCAAACAGTTCCTGAACTCTCTTAAAGTGGGATAGTTCTTCTGCCTTTTCTATGCCGACTTCTTTTGCTTTTTTAAGAACGGCTTCTTCATCGTGTAGTAACTGGTCTGGTGTAAGTCCTGTTTTCTTTGAGAGTTCTTCAAGGTAAGAGATTCTTCTGAAAGGTCTTTTGAAGGAAAGTTTTGTTCCCTGATATTCTATTTCTCTTACGCCTTTACCGAAAATTTCGTCTAACAGGTATTCAAAGAGTTTTTCGGTCATGTCCATAAGGTCGTAGTAGTCGGCGTAAGCCATATACCATTCAATCATCGTAAATTCGGGATTGTGGCGCGTGCTTATACCTTCGTTTCTGAAGTTTTTACCTAACTCGTAAACCCTTTCAAATCCGCCGACGATGAGCCTTTTTAAGTAAAGCTCTGGTGCGATTCTCAGGTAAACGTCTATGTCAAGGGCGTTGTAGTGGGTTATGAAGGGTTTTGCAGCAGCGCCGGAGGCTACCGGCTGCAGGATAGGAGTTTCAACTTCCATGAAACCTCTGCTATCAAGGAATTCTCTGATTTTCTTAATGATTTTTGTTCTCGTTCTGAAAACGTCTCTGACTTCCGGATTGACTATCAGGTCAAGGTATCTCTGTCTGTAACGCTTTTCAACGTCTTTTAAACCATGCCACTTTTCCGGTAGCGGGCGGAGGGATTTTGTGAGCAGTTCCATTTCTGTAACTTCTAACGTTAGTTCGCCTGTTCTTGTTCTGAAAAGTTTTCCTTTGACGCCGACGATGTCTCCTATGTCAATTAGTTTTTTGAATACCTTGTTGTAAAACTCTTCTCCAACTACGTCCCTTCTTATGTAGCACTGTATCTTTTCGGTTTCGTCTTGAATGTGGAAGAAGGCAGCTTTACCCATTATTCTCATCGCCATTATTCTGCCGGCTAAAGAGAACGTTTCTTCTGGAAGTTGTTCTTTTTCTCTTTCTTCGCCTTCTTTGTGTCTTCCGAATTTGTCTAAGAGTTCCTTTGCGGAAACTGTTTTTTCAAACTTGTAAGCGTATGGTTGTATGCCTTTTTCTTTAAGTTTTTCTATCTTTTCTTTTCTCTGTTCAATGATTTTTTGCTCAAGGCTTTTTTCTTCTGCTGCCATTTTGCCTCTCCTTGTAATTTTGTCTTGTAGAGTTTACGAAAAATTAGTCGTTTGTGGGGGAGATGGGGGGGATTTTGTAGAATAGAGGAACAAAAATTAATCAGTTGTTCAGAATATTTTTATCTGGAGAGTGGATAGATTGATAGGTGTTTTAGAAGCGATAGGTTCATGGGTTATAGGCTTTTTGGAGTTTTGGGGTAGGTGGTTTCTCCTTTCGGTAAAGGCAGTACTTTTAGCCTTTAAAAAGCCAATTAGATTCAAGCGATATATCTATTACCTTGCATCTATAGGTGCAGACTCTTTACCTGTAATTGCCATTACTTCTTTCTTTACAGGTGGAGTTATAGCTCTTGAAACTTATACGGCGTTTCACCGCTTTAATGCTGAGTATATGATAGGTGCTGTTGTAGCTATTTCTATGGCGCGTGAACTTGCACCGGTGTTGTCTGCCCTTTTGGTTACGGCTCGTTCTGGTTCTGCTATGGCTGCTGAAATAGGAACGATGAAGGTTACAGAGCAGATAGATGCTCTTGAAATGATGGCAGTAAATCCGATTAAGTATTTGATAACCCCCCGCCTTTATACTTCTGTTATTGCTGTAACTGTTCTTACACTTATCTCTGATATTGTTGGTTATATAGGCGGTTATGTTGTTAGCGTTTATCTGTTTCACGTGAATAAAACTCTTTATCTGAGATATACGCAAAACCTTGCAGAAATGAACGATGTTTACCACGGTCTTATTAAAGCTGCAGTTTTCGGATTTTTGATTGCTACGATAAGTTGCCTTTATGGATACTACACGAAAGGTGGCGCTAAAGGTGTTGGTGAATCTACAACGAAGGCAGTTGTAACTTCGTCTATAGCTATTTTGATTTTTGACTACTTGATTACATACATATTGAGGTTGTTTAACCTATGAAAGAGGCGATTGTTGTTAAGCATCTGAAAAAATCCTTTGGAAGTAAGGTTGTTCACAGAGATGTAACTTTTACTGTTTACGATAGAGAGATATTCGTTATCATGGGTCCTTCGGGGACAGGCAAGAGCGTTCTTTTAAAGCAAATAGCTGGTTTAATAAAACCTGATGATGGTTATATAGAAGTTTACGGAATGGATATTTTGTCGTTGGATGAAGAGAAAGTTATTGAGTTCAGAGAAACGCTTACCTATGTGTTTCAAAGTGGAGCTTTATTTGATTCTTACCCTGTCTGGTACAACGTTGCTTTTTACTTGATAGAGAAGAAAGGAATAAGTGAAAGAGAAGCAAAGAAAGAGGCTTCCTATTATTTGTCTCTATTAGGACTTTCAGGAACAGAAGACCTTTATCCTTCAGAGCTTTCTGGCGGTATGAGGAAACGGGTGGCAGTTGCCAGAGCGTTGTGTATGAATCCAAAGTGTATCCTTTTTGATGAGCCGACTTCTGGTCTTGACCCTGTTATGACGGCGATTTTTGATAATTTAATATTGAAGCTCCGAAAAGAACTTGGAAAGACTTGCGTTGTAGTTAGTCATGACGTTAACAGCGCTTTTAGGATAGCTGATAGGATAGCTATCCTTTGGAACGGAACGATAGTGGAAGTTGGTACGCCGGAGGAGATAAGAAATTCTTCCAACCCTGTGGTTAAGCAGTTTATCAATGGGGAACCGGAAGGTCCTATAACGGAAATGATGGAGAGGGAAAATGAGCAGATTAACGCTTGAAGCTAAAGTCGGGCTGTTTGTCGTCCTGGCTTTTGCAGGACTCGGAGTTGTAGCTACTACTCTTGAACCTTTAAAGTTCAAAAAAGAGTTTAAAAACTTAAAGTATTCCATAGTGTTTTCTAATGTAGCTGGTCTTGAAAAGGATGCACCTGTTAGAGTTGCCGGCGTTACTGTAGGTAAGGTCGTTTCTGTAGATGTAAAAGGGGATAAAGCTGTTGTAGAGATAGTTTTTTTAAAACCCATTAAAATATATAGAAATGCGAAGGCTTCCATTGAAACTATGGGATTGATGGGAGAAAAGTACGTAGAACTTGACCCCGGTCACCCTCCGGCACCACTACTTCCCCCCAATTCCGTTATAGAAAATACTAAAGTTCCGGCTTCTATGGATGAAGTTATGACCAGCGTGAATGAACTGTTAGAGAAGTTTAATCAGTCTTTAACGACACCGGATGGAAAGAATAGGCTTGCCATTATAATGGATAATGTAGCTAAGCTGACAAAAGATATTGACACTACTATATCGCAGATAAATAGCGTTTTGGCTAACAATAAAGAAACTGTTTCTAAGATACTTAAGAATACTTTAGCTCTAACTTCTGTTTTAAAGGAAGAACTCCCGCAAGTTATGGATAACGTTAATACTTTAACTACTCAGCTTTCGCAAATGGCAGTGGAAAACAGAGATGATATAAGACAAACTGTGATTTCTCTGAAGAAGGCTGTTCAGAGAGCGCCTGAAATAGCGGACAGGTTAGATAACCTAACGGCTAAATTGCAAGAGCTCTTAAATGAAAATAATACGAAAAATATAGAAGAGACCTTGAAGAACGTTAAAGTTACGACGGAAGAGCTTAAGGAGTTACTTGCAAAAGTTAACGAAGGTAAAGGAACTGTTGGAAAGCTATTTAACGATGATAAGCTTTATGAGAGTCTTACAAAAACGGCAAAGACGTTGGGTAACCTTGCAGATAGGTTTGAAAAGACAAAGACGTTTATAGGGTTTAGAGGGGATGTTAATACAAGGACAGGCGATACTAGAGGGATTATGAGCTTGAAAATAGTGCCTTCAAAAGACCATTTCTACCTGTTGGAAGTTGTGGGTGATTCTCAGGGTAAGGTTGACAGAAAGGATTATTACATTACTTACGGCTCAACAGTGGAGAAGAGAGAAGAGATAGAAACGAACTATAGGACAGAGTTTACGCTTCAGTACGCAAAGGTATTTGATGATGACTTATTCCATAAAGGAGGTAAGTTTGTTCTTAGAGGCGGTTTGAAAGAGAGTACTGGTGGTATAGGTTTGGATTACATATTTAATGATAAGTGGATGTTGAGCTCAGACTTGTGGGATGGTGGTAGAAAGGATGCAGATGGAGATGATATTCCACCTCATTTAAGAATAGGTTTAAGGTATAACTTAAATAAGAATTGGTTTATCTACGGTGGTGGTGATGAGTTACTTTACCACAAGTGGAGAGGAGTATATTTGGGAGCAGGTGTTATGTTTGGAGATAACGATATCAAGTATCTTTTGGGTTCGCTCCCTGGAGGTATAAAGTGATAGCGGTTGTAGATTATGGAATGGGTAATTTGAGGAGCGTTAGTAAAGCCTTAGAGCACGTAGGAGCTGACGTTGTTGTTACTTCTAAACCCGAAAAAGTGAGAGATGCTGAAGCCATTGTACTGCCGGGTGTTGGAGCTTTCAAAGATGCTGTGAGGAACTTAAAAGAGAGAGGGTTATGGGAAGTTTTGATAGATGAGGTTGAGAGGGGGAAACCGTTTTTGGGTATATGTCTTGGATTACAGCTTGTGTTTGAAAAGAGTTATGAGTTCGGTGAAGAGGAAGGTTTGGGGTTTATAAAAGGTGAGGTGGTTAGGTTTGATTTGCCGAAAGAGTACAAAATACCCCATATGGGTTGGAATCAGATAGTTAAGAAGAAAGAATCGGTTTTACTTAAAGGTATTAAAGAAGGAGAGTTTTTCTACTTCGTTCATTCTTATTACGTTTGTCCTAAAGAGGAGAGCGTTAAATTGACAGAAACAGAGTACGGGCTTGTTTTCACATCTGCAATAGAGAAAGACAACGTCTTTGCTACACAGTTTCATCCAGAAAAGAGTCAGAAAGCTGGATTGAAACTGCTTGAAAACTTTCTCTATTTTGTGAGGAATGTGTAATTCTGATTGGAGGAGTCATGAAAAGGAGAGGATTTACGTTAATAGAGCTTATGATTGTTATAGTTATTTTGGGACTTTTGGCAGCTTTAGTCGCTCCGAAATTCTTAAAAAGAGGAGAAGAAGCGAAAGTTACAGTTACTCAAACTCAGATGAAAAGTATTGAACAGGCACTTAAGCTCTATAAGGCAGATAACTCTTTCTATCCTACTACATCTCAAGGGTTAAAGGCGCTTGTTGAGAAACCGGAAACGGAGCCTGTGCCTAAAAACTGGAAAGGTCCTTACATGGATGCTGTTCCTAAAGATGCTTGGGGCAACAATTTTATTTATGTTTCCGATGGTAAGACGTTTACACTTATTTCACCCGGTCCTGATGGAGAAGAGGGAACATCTGACGATATAAAGTGCGTTAATACGTGTATCTTTAATAATACTGGGAAGTAGAATGGTTATTTATGGCGTTAATCCTATTGCTGAAGCGGTTAGGTCTGGATACCCGATATTGAAGGTTTACGTGGAGCAATCTTTCAGGGATAGAGAAAAAATCCTCCCCCTCCTCTCCTCCTCCTACCCTTCCGCCAAAATCGTAAAAGTCCCGCGAAAAAAACTTGATGAAATAGCAAAAACAAAAAAGCATCAGGGCATAGTTGCAATCGTTTCCCCGGTAGAGCCGACAGATTTTGACGAACTCGTCCAGAGAACGATAGACACAAACGGCTATCTTCTCTTTTTAGACAGGATAGAAGACCCTCACAATTTAGGAGCTATTTTCCGCTCAGCCGACGCCTTCGGCGCAACCGGCATAGTAATACCCAAAGACAGGAGCGCAACCATAACCGATACGGTTGTTAAAGCTTCCACGGGAGCAGTTTTCTACGTTCCTTACGCAGTTGTGAACAGCTTTTCTCAAGCAGTGAAAGAATTTAAAAAGGCGGGAGGTTGGCTTATAGGACTTGAGACGGGAGGTAAGCCCATCTCTAAGTATTCTTTTCCCTTTCCCTTAGGGCTTGTTGTCGGTTCTGAGGGGCGCGGTATATCAAACCCTGTGAAAAAACAACTTGATGACGTTGTTACCATAGAGATGAAAGGTCACGTTAACTCTTTGAACGTTTCTAACGCCGTTGCTATAGGACTATATTTAATATCCCTACAAAACGAAACTTGAGGAGGAGAAATGGAATCTCTTAAAGGTAAATTGGTGTTCGTTCAAACAGCAGGAGGAGAAAGCGTTATACCATCTTCGGGTATAATCGGCGTTGTGGAAGAGATAACTCCCGACTTTATCAGGCTCAAAGATGCGGGCGTTTTCGCTTTAGTTCCTACAACAAAAGGGGCGCAGGCTACAATTATGCCTATGGACCCAACTGCAAACGAACCTGTAGAAGCTTACATTCTCAAAAGTCAGATTACTGCAATTGTTCCTGTTACTGATAAGTCAAGACTTAAAGAGTTTCACCAGCAGTTTAAGGCAGCAGCTGCAGGTATAGAACTTCCTTCACCTGGTTCTATTGACCTATCAAAGATTAAAGAGTTCCCCAAAGGGGGCGGAGATAAAGGAGGACTATCCATAACTTGAGAGCGGAAGATATCCTCTTTTCTATACCCTTCCCCGTTGTTATTACCGACGGGGAGGGGAAAATCCTCCACGCCAACCAAAAGTTTGAAACGTTCGTTAACCGTTCCATAAAGTACCTTCAGGGTAAACCGCTATATTCCTTTTTCAAACATCAGGAAGACATAAAAAAGAAGATAGAGGAGTCTTACTCAAACTTAGTTGAAATCTTAGGATTTAAAACTGACGATTACTATCTGAACTTTGCACCTTTTTACGTTTCTTCCGTAGTAAAGGGAGTAATCGTTGTCGTTCAGCCCGTTGCGGAAAATCCGTTTGACGAGGATATTCTCCTTTTTCTGAAAGGGCTTTCTCACGAGATAAGGAATCCCCTCAGCGGCATTAAAGGAGCAGCTCGCCTCTTTCAAAAACTAAAGTGTTACGATGAAGAACTACTCAACGTTCTTATAGAAGAAACAGAGCGTATAGAAAGGCTCCTTAACAACGTAGTTAAAAGCTTTGACTTTTCTTCCTTAAACTACGAACCTACCAACGTTCACAAAATAATTCAGAACGTTGTGAACCTTTTCAGGGAGCGTATAGAAACGGAAGATATAGAAGTAGTTTACCTTTTTGACCCTTCCCTGCCTGAAATTTCTGTTGACCCCGACAGGATAACTCAGGTTCTTATAAACTTTTTTAAGAACGCCCTTGAAGCTGTAGAAACTTCGGAGATTAAAAAGATTACCGTTGAAACCGGCTACGCCATTCACCCTTCCGGCTTTATTTTTATAAGATTAAAGGACACAGGCTGCGGTATGGATGAGCAGGAGTTAAAGCAGTTTTTCGTTCCGTTCTTTACGACCAAAGAGAAGGGAAGCGGTTTGGGAACGTTTATCGCTTCGGAGATAGTGAAAAAACACGGCGGCGAAGTGAAAGTGAAAAGTGAGAAAGGTAAAGGGACGGAAGTAACAATCTACCTGCCGATGAAGGGGTATTGATGGCAAAGATTTTGGTTGCAGACGATGAGAAGAGTATAAGGATTGTTCTGAGAAAATTCCTTACCTCTCAGGGACACGAAGTAGTTGAGGCTTCTAACGGTGAAGAAGCTCTTTCCATTTTAAAGTCCGGAAACGTTGACCTTGCGTTTGTTGACGTTAAGATGCCCGGAAAGAGCGGTATAGAGATTTTGGATGAGGTGAAAGACGTTCCAATCGTTATCGTTACGGCTTACGGAACGATGGACTTTACCATTTCCGCTATGGAAAAGGGAGCTGTTGATTACATAACGAAACCTTTTTCCTTTGAGGATATAGAGACGGTTCTCAAAAAGGTTCTCTCTGTGCCTTCTCAAGAGGTAGAGGAGGAAAAACCCATAGAGGATGAGATAGTTGGAACAAGCAGAAAGATGCAGGAAGTTTTCAAACTTATAGGTAGGGTAGCCAAAAGCGATATAACCGTTTTAATAACCGGAGAGAGCGGAACGGGAAAAGAGCTTGTTGCTAAAGCGATTCACAGGTACTCCCACAGAAAGGATAAGCCATTTATTGCCGTTAACTGCGCAGCTTTGCCTCCAAACTTACTGGAAGCAGAACTGTTCGGTTATGAAAAAGGAGCTTTTACGGGAGCTACTTCCACAAAGAAAGGACT contains:
- a CDS encoding sigma-70 family RNA polymerase sigma factor codes for the protein MVEDKDFFLEDEENLGFDDVESLEGELSGELNLFDQQIDPSLIESFVPDKDSLDAFLKSISKIPLLTREEEIELAKRAKKGDKEALKKLVESNLRFVVSVAKKYLGCGLPLHDLIAEGILGLIEAARRFDPDKGVKFISYAVWWIRQSIMQALAQQTGAVKIPVKQAVLVNKITRSYGELLKKLGREPTTEELAEYVGMEPKDIERLLTVCQVPLSLDTPIGDEEDTTFKDFLKGEGTAEVEEKVVKEELKQSIQEMLEQLTPQEKRIIIMRFGLDGNDPKTLREIGEKLGISRERVRQLEARAKKKMKEYALRKKLNVFLN
- the fbp gene encoding class 1 fructose-bisphosphatase; this encodes MAVTLTSYLFDKKKEIGHLDDDLIILINEIASATKEISAKVRKAALLNVLGSAGKTNVQGEEVQKLDELANEIILDTLKKCGKVSQIASEEMEDKVVLSNSGYAVAYDPLDGSSNIDVNVSIGTIFSIHKDNVLKPGREQLAAGYVIYGSGTIMVLTLGRGVVGFTLDPESGNYLLSHPEIRLKEKGKIYSINEANRDKWVQEGLRKYVDFLKGEKYTLRYVGSMVADVHRTLLKGGVFIYPADKKNTSGKLRFLYEASPMAFLIEQAGGLSTTGEKSILDVVPEKLHQRVPVIIGSKWEVEKCLEFLAE
- a CDS encoding ABC transporter permease, yielding MNPLIKWLALRNFKFKKGYLSFAFIISILGVIVGVAALIIVNAVMTGFQDAIKQRLLSSNADIIVMKGGKPFDNYDYVERRIAKLPHVTGTEPFLYVPVMAVSSDASSAASASIRGCYPDKEKRVTDLPEKIILGDWEIFKRDKDGAVIGKILADTLGVTLGDKIKVISPLGRKTPFGIIPRTATFRVDGIFEVGMYQFDSSLILAHIDTVRKKFGFGNVVTGIMVKVDNPDNVKIVEKEIQKVLGQGYYAEDWISLNKNLFSALKLEKLAMFLILTLIVIVASFNISSLLMMNINAKAKDIAILKTVGADNSLILKIFIFQGFLIGLIGTIIGEVIGIGISILGEKYKLIPLPPDVYYIDHLPFNLHASDCITAAVAAIIISVIATIYPSLKAAKTEPVKILRSGEQ
- the lysS gene encoding lysine--tRNA ligase, whose protein sequence is MAAEEKSLEQKIIEQRKEKIEKLKEKGIQPYAYKFEKTVSAKELLDKFGRHKEGEEREKEQLPEETFSLAGRIMAMRIMGKAAFFHIQDETEKIQCYIRRDVVGEEFYNKVFKKLIDIGDIVGVKGKLFRTRTGELTLEVTEMELLTKSLRPLPEKWHGLKDVEKRYRQRYLDLIVNPEVRDVFRTRTKIIKKIREFLDSRGFMEVETPILQPVASGAAAKPFITHYNALDIDVYLRIAPELYLKRLIVGGFERVYELGKNFRNEGISTRHNPEFTMIEWYMAYADYYDLMDMTEKLFEYLLDEIFGKGVREIEYQGTKLSFKRPFRRISYLEELSKKTGLTPDQLLHDEEAVLKKAKEVGIEKAEELSHFKRVQELFEELIEPELIQPTFVIDFPKAISPLAKEKRDNPELVERFELIIFGREVANAYTELNNPEEQKKRFLQQLEERKKGDDEAMEYDEDFVTALEYGMPPTAGEGIGIDRLVMLFTNKDSIREVLLFPQLRPEKQESK
- a CDS encoding MlaE family ABC transporter permease → MIGVLEAIGSWVIGFLEFWGRWFLLSVKAVLLAFKKPIRFKRYIYYLASIGADSLPVIAITSFFTGGVIALETYTAFHRFNAEYMIGAVVAISMARELAPVLSALLVTARSGSAMAAEIGTMKVTEQIDALEMMAVNPIKYLITPRLYTSVIAVTVLTLISDIVGYIGGYVVSVYLFHVNKTLYLRYTQNLAEMNDVYHGLIKAAVFGFLIATISCLYGYYTKGGAKGVGESTTKAVVTSSIAILIFDYLITYILRLFNL
- a CDS encoding ABC transporter ATP-binding protein — translated: MKEAIVVKHLKKSFGSKVVHRDVTFTVYDREIFVIMGPSGTGKSVLLKQIAGLIKPDDGYIEVYGMDILSLDEEKVIEFRETLTYVFQSGALFDSYPVWYNVAFYLIEKKGISEREAKKEASYYLSLLGLSGTEDLYPSELSGGMRKRVAVARALCMNPKCILFDEPTSGLDPVMTAIFDNLILKLRKELGKTCVVVSHDVNSAFRIADRIAILWNGTIVEVGTPEEIRNSSNPVVKQFINGEPEGPITEMMERENEQINA
- a CDS encoding MlaD family protein, which produces MSRLTLEAKVGLFVVLAFAGLGVVATTLEPLKFKKEFKNLKYSIVFSNVAGLEKDAPVRVAGVTVGKVVSVDVKGDKAVVEIVFLKPIKIYRNAKASIETMGLMGEKYVELDPGHPPAPLLPPNSVIENTKVPASMDEVMTSVNELLEKFNQSLTTPDGKNRLAIIMDNVAKLTKDIDTTISQINSVLANNKETVSKILKNTLALTSVLKEELPQVMDNVNTLTTQLSQMAVENRDDIRQTVISLKKAVQRAPEIADRLDNLTAKLQELLNENNTKNIEETLKNVKVTTEELKELLAKVNEGKGTVGKLFNDDKLYESLTKTAKTLGNLADRFEKTKTFIGFRGDVNTRTGDTRGIMSLKIVPSKDHFYLLEVVGDSQGKVDRKDYYITYGSTVEKREEIETNYRTEFTLQYAKVFDDDLFHKGGKFVLRGGLKESTGGIGLDYIFNDKWMLSSDLWDGGRKDADGDDIPPHLRIGLRYNLNKNWFIYGGGDELLYHKWRGVYLGAGVMFGDNDIKYLLGSLPGGIK
- the hisH gene encoding imidazole glycerol phosphate synthase subunit HisH gives rise to the protein MIAVVDYGMGNLRSVSKALEHVGADVVVTSKPEKVRDAEAIVLPGVGAFKDAVRNLKERGLWEVLIDEVERGKPFLGICLGLQLVFEKSYEFGEEEGLGFIKGEVVRFDLPKEYKIPHMGWNQIVKKKESVLLKGIKEGEFFYFVHSYYVCPKEESVKLTETEYGLVFTSAIEKDNVFATQFHPEKSQKAGLKLLENFLYFVRNV
- the gspG gene encoding type II secretion system major pseudopilin GspG; this encodes MKRRGFTLIELMIVIVILGLLAALVAPKFLKRGEEAKVTVTQTQMKSIEQALKLYKADNSFYPTTSQGLKALVEKPETEPVPKNWKGPYMDAVPKDAWGNNFIYVSDGKTFTLISPGPDGEEGTSDDIKCVNTCIFNNTGK
- the rlmB gene encoding 23S rRNA (guanosine(2251)-2'-O)-methyltransferase RlmB; translated protein: MVIYGVNPIAEAVRSGYPILKVYVEQSFRDREKILPLLSSSYPSAKIVKVPRKKLDEIAKTKKHQGIVAIVSPVEPTDFDELVQRTIDTNGYLLFLDRIEDPHNLGAIFRSADAFGATGIVIPKDRSATITDTVVKASTGAVFYVPYAVVNSFSQAVKEFKKAGGWLIGLETGGKPISKYSFPFPLGLVVGSEGRGISNPVKKQLDDVVTIEMKGHVNSLNVSNAVAIGLYLISLQNET